In a genomic window of Myotis daubentonii chromosome 18, mMyoDau2.1, whole genome shotgun sequence:
- the RHBG gene encoding ammonium transporter Rh type B — translation MAPTPRRARRRLQLPLLCLLLQGATAILFAVFVRYNRETDAALWHGGNHSNADNEFYFRYPSFQDVHTMVFVGFGFLMAFLQRYGFSSVGFTFLLAAFALQWSTLVQGFLHSFHGRHIHVGVESMINADFCAGAVLISFGAVLGKTGPAQLLLMALLEVALFGINEFVLLSLLGVRDAGGSMTIHTFGAYFGLVLSRVLYRPQLEKSKHRQGSVYHSDLFAMIGTIFLWIFWPSFNSAPTTLGDGQHRTALNTYYSLTASTLSTFALSALVGKDGRLDMVHIQNAALAGGVVVGTASEMMLTPFGALAAGFLAGTVSTLGYKFFTPVLESKFKVQDTCGVHNLHGMPGVLGALLGVLVAGLATHDAYGDGLQSVFPLIAEGRRSATAQAMYQLFGLFVTLTVASVGGSVGGCLLKLPFLDAPPDSQCYEDRIYWEVPGEHEDEAQGPLRAEELDTQA, via the exons ATGGCCCCGACCCCGCGCCGCGCCCGCCGGCGGCTGcagctgcccctgctctgcctcctcctccagggcgcCACCGCCATCCTCTTCGCCGTGTTTGTCCGCTACAACCGCGAAACCGACGCTGCCCTCTGGCACGGGGGCAACCACAGTAACGCGGACAATGAATTTTACTTTCGCTACCCAA GCTTCCAGGACGTGCACACCATGGTGTTCGTCGGCTTCGGCTTCCTCATGGCCTTCCTGCAGCGCTACGGCTTCAGCAGCGTCGGCTTCACCTTCCTCctggcggcctttgccctgcagTGGTCCACGCTCGTCCAGGGCTTCCTGCACTCCTTCCACGGCCGCCACATCCACGTTGGCGTGGAGAG CATGATCAATGCTGACTTCTGCGCTGGGGCTGTGCTCATCTCCTTCGGGGCCGTGCTGGGCAAGACCGGGCCAGCCCAGCTGCTGCTCATGGCCCTGCTGGAGGTGGCACTGTTTGGCATCAACGAGTTTGTGCTCCTTAGTCTCCTGGGG GTGAGGGATGCCGGAGGCTCCATGACCATTCACACCTTTGGGGCCTACTTTGGGCTGGTCCTCTCCCGGGTGCTCTACAGGCCCCAGCTGGAGAAGAGCAAGCATCGCCAGGGCTCTGTCTACCACTCGGACCTCTTTGCCATGATTG GGACCATCTTCCTGTGGATCTTCTGGCCTAGTTTCAACTCTGCACCCACTACGCTGGGGGACGGGCAGCATCGGACAGCCCTCAACACGTACTACTCCCTGACCGCAAGCACCCTCAGCACCTTTGCCTTGTCAGCCCTTGTCGGGAAGGACGGGCGGCTGGACATG GTCCACATCCAGAACGCGGCATTGGCCGGAGGAGTTGTGGTGGGGACAGCAAGTGAAATGATGCTGACACCCTTTGGGGCGCTAGCAGCTGGCTTCCTGGCCGGAACCGTCTCCACGCTGGGGTACAAGTTCTTCACG CCCGTCCTTGAGTCAAAATTCAAAGTTCAAGACACGTGTGGTGTCCATAACCTTCATGGGATGCCTGGGGTCCTGGGAGCCCTACTGGGGGTCCTCGTAGCTGGGCTGGCCACTCATGACGCTTACGGAGATGG CCTCCAGAGCGTGTTCCCACTCATCGCCGAGGGCCGGCGCAGCGCCACGGCCCAGGCCATGTACCAGCTCTTCGGGCTGTTTGTCACGCTGACAGTCGCCTCTGTGGGTGGGAGTGTTGGAG GGTGCCTACTAAAGCTGCCCTTTCTGGATGCCCCTCCAGACTCTCAGTGCTACGAGGACCGGATTTACTGGGAG gtgCCTGGGGAGCATGAAGATGAAGCCCAGGGACCTCTGAGGGCGGAGGAACTAGACACTCAGGCCTAA